The nucleotide window CCAATGTATATTCAGATAGTATAATACCTTGTAATTCATTGACAGGACATTAATCTCTTCATATATCTGATCCAGAAATAAATATAACTTTCACAGTAGTGGTATATCTTCTGATACAATAAAATACCTTACACAGGTATCAATAGTAGTAGTATTTAAATAATAGAAGGATTGCAAACACTGCGGGCAGGTGTCTTAGCACTTATATAGTATAGTATGGGAAAGTGAGAAGGATAGTATGAACATACTATTGGAGGTTTTTCCAGTTATGTGATGTCCTATTTTATAAGTCACTCAAGCAATGAAATAACAATAGGATGTTAGTACCTAGCATTAGGTATTAACATCCTATTGTTGCTATATTCAGAACCTTGCTTTCTACAAAAGTATCCCTTGTACAAAGCTGATTTCTCTGTTATGATATAACCTTTACTCCCATAAATTCAACTGAGCCTCCGAAGGTCCATCAGGCATAACAACCTGCAGCAGTTTACCAGCTTTTTGTGCCTTCTCAATAGTAGAAGCAGTTCCTTTGCTTTCACCATCCCAGAACGCAATCACACCATCGGCCATCTGTACCATTTCGGTGTTTCGTACATGTGTAGCAGTAGCTTTATGAGTATCATAATCAGGCTTTCGCTCAGTTACTTTGATGCTCCTTCCTCTGGCCCAGTTGGCAGCCATCAGATCTGCACCTATAGCTCCACCATGGATAAGTTCTGTGATGGTATACCGCTCCAGGGTTTGGATCAGTAGTTGTTCATCTGTCCAGTTACGGCTTCCTGTAATGGTTATTCTCATGATTCAGCAGTCTTTCAGCTATGAAAAATTGTTGTACAAACCATATAAAATGGCGTGCAAATATAGTGTAAAATCCGTGATTATTTAGTATATTTATATGGTGGGACATATACAACAAAACCCTTTTTTCACACTAAAACTACAGCTTTCCATCTAATTTTTAGCCGATTACGTTCTCAGTAGGATAAAACAAATAACCGATTTATTCTTTTGAAAAGACCCATATAGGGTCACAAACTAACACTATGAAAATTCTGGATATTACAGACACATTGTATTCTGAAAAGTATGAAGGATTAAGAGTAAAATTCTGGTTTGCTTATTGCCCAGGTGATCAGAATACCTCTCCCTGTGAAGATGTACAAATAGAGGGAATTTATTGTGAAGAGTCTCAGCATGATCTTTCTCCATTTATTGATTGCCATGTTATTCGGGGGTTGGAAGACGAAATCAGTGAGCATTGTCATAGGAATGCAGCCTAATGCATTTTATCATCATTACCAATATCATTTTTTTTCGCGGATATATGAAAATACCTCTGAATGTCAGAGGTATTTTTGCTTATAGCCTGTTTATTTTACAGAGTAACAGCCTCTTTATTATACTTGTTACGGTATTCTACAGGTGATAGTCCGGTAATCTTTTTAAATACTGTACGAAAGGCTTTCATATCAGAGTAGCCTACATCAAACATCAGCTCGTTGACACTTTTCCGGCTAGTTTCAAGATCTTTTTTAACTGCTTCTATTTTTACTCGTTGAATATATTCTACTACTGTGTTGGAAGTAGCCTTCTTGAATCTACGTTCAAAATTACGTCTTCCCAGAGCAAAGGTAGATGTGAGTTGTTCAATAGTGATTTTTTCCTGATAGTTTTGTTCAATAAATTCCTGCGCTTTCCGGATTGGTTCATCAGCATGCTCCTTTTGTCCCTGAAATATAGTAAACGACAATTGATTTTCTCTTTCTATTTCAATGGCAAATACCTTGGCAGAAAGTATAGCAATTTCTTTTCCTGCATATTTTTCAATCAGATGCAGAATAAGGTTCATATAGGAAAAAGCACCACCACTGGAATAAATGCCATATTCGTCTGTAATAATTTTCTCAGTAACAAGTTCTACATCCGGAAACAACTGACGAAACTGATTGGCAGCCAACCAGTGAGTAGCACACTTTCTGCCTTTTAACAAACCTGTAGAAGCTAGCAGAAAAGCTCCCAGACACAAACTTGCAACTTCTGCGCCTTGTGTATATTGCTCTTTAATCCAGGGAATAAAATCCTTGTTCTTTTCCAATGCTTCCTGAATATCGCCATCCAGAGCTGGAATAATAATCAGATCAGTCTTTTTCACATCGCTAAAAGTCATATCTGCATTGGCTGTAAATAATCCGCCACTTAAGGGTGTTTCCTTTGATAACCCCACTAACTGAACATGAAACAAAGGCTTTGCGCCTCTGGCTTTCATAAATGTATTTACTTGTGTAAGTAGCTGGCGAGAACCTTCCAGACTACCCAGAATGGCTCCCTGTGGTACTAATATCGATATGTGTTTCATACAATAAAAATACAAAAAAGCACTATTGAGACCAACTCTTTCTTTCCCAAAGGAAACTTGTTTTATGAGGTTTTACTCTTCTTTTCTTTTTCAATTTATTTTCTCTTTTGTATATAGCCTTCTACGTTTACATTAACTCTTTTTTTGGAATAAATAGCACAAAACATATTGTTACTTTATGCCAAAAACTCTACTACTACTTTTGACTCTACTATCTTATATTACAACAAGTGCATGCGCCAACGAATACCATGTGCTCTTAAATGGTCAAAAAATCGAGACAAGCGGTATAGAAATAGCAAATGGATATGACCTTACGAATCCAGAGCAAATCAAGCAGTTTGAAACAGATTTAATAAAGCTTGACAGTATTTGGAAATATATACATGAGATAAAAGCCTATTCCGATTATGGTGTTACACTTATGTATTTAGGAAGATACAATGAAGCTAAAGATGTATTTACTGCTATAGAAAAGACACATCTTGATTTATACACAACAGCTTCCAATTTAGGAACAGTCTATGAATTGCTTGGAAAGAACGACTCAGCTTACTACTGGATACAGAAAGATATTACACTTAACCCGAAATCACATAATGGCTCAGAATAGTTACATTTGAAAATTCTGGAAGTAAAGTTAAAAGGATTATCCTATCTAACGAGCCAATTTATGCTGGGAACAGACTTAGGTAATGATACAACACCAAAATCTTCCTTAACTACTGAAGAGCTTACAAAACTTCGTAACCATATATCATATCAGCTAAATGAACGTATGATGTTTGTCAAAGCACCAGAGCCCATTGTTGCCTTCCTGTTATTTCAACTCGGTAACATCAAAGCCCTCACAGAGGATGTAACCAAAGCATTACTAACCTATACAGATGCTTATACTTATGGATACAGAAGTGTATTACTTGCTAAAAGATATCTCAAATTTAAGCAGCTACACAAAGATAGTAATACAAAATTAGATAAAGACGCTCTTACAGATCAACAACTGCAAGTAATGCTTCATGTCGAAGAAGATTCCGCCCTAACCTTAGCTATTAACAAATTATCTTCTTTCAAAACGTATCTGTCAGCAGCTATCCTACTGCTAGGTCTTAGCTGTGTCTATATTGTATTTAGGAACAAGGTCTAGTATTATAAAACATCTATTTATTTTCAGAGTTATGAAGAGATTTAATATTTATTTTCTCATGGGTTTTCTATTTACTGGTCTCTCAGCCATGGCTACCACCTGGGATGAACCCTGGCAGGATAAGATCATACGAGAAGCGGATAGTTTTGTATTAGCCAAAGTTCTTTCGTTTGACGAAGAAAAAGGAGTAAAAATCAAAATTCTAAAAAATCTGGCAGGAAAAGAACTGCCTGTGGAAACAAAGATTACAGGTTTTTATCTTCTTCATCTCTGTAGTCGCTCAGGAAATGAAGGGCCTGAATTTTATTTTAAAGGAGTGGATAGTTGTTATTTTTTTCTAAAAAAGAATGAAAAAGGCAATCTGGGTATTGCAACTCCCACTTCAGGATATGCAGTTCTAAAAGATGGAAATGTATATGCTACCTATCGTCATAGCTATCATCAGGCACTTGTTCTCTCAGATACATATGAACAGACAATGACCGCTATATTCAATAATTATCACGGGTTGACATATGATAAAAACTTTATTAAATCCTATGTCGAAAAATATCTATCATTGAAACCTGCAGGCTTTAGCAAAGACGAGATTCCAACTTTTTGTGCACAACATGTAGCCTTGGAATCTATTTATCATCTCCAGCTAACCGAGTATTACAATCTTATCTTGCCATTCCTTTATCATGCAGAGAATATGCATAATCAAATTTCTGCTGCCAGAGCCTTAACATGGTATTATTCCAAAGAAGCTCAGGAAGCACTACTCAAAATGATCGAAGATAAAAATACAAGTATATTTGTGCAAGTTATGTGTATATGGGCGCTTGAAGACTCCAAACCAGTGGCCCAAAAAGAAAAACTTACCAAGATAGCAAAGGATGCGTCTACTGAAGAAAACGGATTTGGAGGAAATATCATGGATCCACGTGTATGTACATCCTTTCCTACTGTAAAAGGAGCGCTCAATGCTATGATACAAAAACTTTAATCTATAAAAGGGAATAAAAAATAATATTCTTAATCATTTATGCAAACCCAGGAAATAATTGTTGAATATCCCTCACTTTTAAGGAGAATCCAGTCTTCTGTCATTGACATACTAGTGGTGATGTTGTTTATGGTAATCTGTACCCAGATTGCAGATAGCTTTGAAAATTTTCCAGTTTGGCTACGGGTAGTATTTATGTTTGCGATTGTTTTGTATGAACCTGTCTGTATTACCTATTTCAATACATTGGGGCAATATCTGTTAGGGATACGTGTCAGAGACAACGATTATCCATCAGAACGTATCCCTCTTTTTAAATCCATCATTCGGTTTGCACTCAAAACATTTCTTGGATGGTTTGCATTTATCTCAGTTTATAACAACAAACGCAGAAGAGCTTTGCACGATATGGCAGCAGGTAGTATTGTAGTTTCACGTAAATCCACCCAATAATATTGGAATAAACGAATTTTCTTCCATTACCCAATAGGATAAGTTTCTGAAGAAATAACTTGCCCTATCATATTTATAGAAGCTTCTTCTAATACAACAGTCACCCGAAGCGCTTTTAATCCGGATACTCCCTGAAGTTCTTCCAGCTCCAGAAACTCTACCTTATTTTCCAGCAAGCCCAGGTTTTGCAAATAGGTAATGTATTCCAGATATTCCGTTTCCTCTTTTTTAGTCAGATATACAAGAGCTATTGTATCTGGTTGAGTAAGACGTTCGGAAGTGTTTTTGATGTGGACTTTATCAATTCGTTTTTTAATGATCTGGTATCGGATATTATAGGCTCCTTCTACATCAAACTTTCGTTCGTCGTTTCTAAAACTAATATCGATAGCAGCAGAACGAATAAAAATAAGTTGAGTGGTCCGTAATGGTTTTTCCAGTTGTGGCAATAAACGATGTGTCATACGGGCAATGGAAACCATTGCATTCAACTGACCTAATCGTATATTTTTAAGATATAGTGTATTGAAAGGTTTATCAGGAGTAATAGCCTGTCCGATATAGATATCATATTCTATACCATCTGTACGAAACTTCTCAAAATAACAAGGATAAGCGCCCTGCAACTCCGTCTGAAACTGATCCAGTTGTTGACTAATTGCAGCATTGATAGTTTGCATGGAGGTTTCCAGCATCCGCCTGTTTTTGTAGGCAATCCCTGTTTCTTCATCTGTTGCCTTCCAATAGGAATCTATTACCGAACGTAGCGTTGGGTTATTTTCGCGGAAGTAGGTAAGAAACGGCACGATCTCCTCTTCCAGAAATTCGCTGATACGAATATTATCTTCTCTGACTGTTTTGGTTTCTATTGCCTGTATCCAGGTGGAGCACTTGAAAGTCAGACTATCTACAATAGGTATTGAGACTTGCTTTTTTATCTCTTTTAGAATCTCAATTACTAACTGACACTGCACAATCAGGTCAGCAACCATAGCTTCATTCCTCTCTATAGTGGAATTACGGATATCGATTCCACCATACAGAGGATATACTTCTTTGAATATAATCTTGTCTGTATATTCTTTCAGATTATGCTCCTGACTATACATAAAATAACGCCATGCCTCTTCTTTAAATCTCCATTCAACGGCTGATTGCAGTGAGGTAAATCTGTTTTTTATAATCTCTTCAATCTTTCTGTTAAAACCATCAATCGTATGTTGTAGAAACTGAGCTAAAACAGGCATAGCCGCATCCAACCTCGCTAAAGCGGAAATAGTAATACTATCCTTTTGTTTTGAATACAATTCGAGTATACCTACCATATCTTGTCCATTATAGACAGGTAGCAAAGCATAAGATTCGATATTATTTTCCAGCAAATGTTTCATATAGACATTGTCTGGATTTTCTTCCATCATGCGACTATAAAAAACAATCTTAGGCTTTTTTACATATTCTTCCAGCATCCCTGGTAAAATTTCAATTTCTCCCTTTCGGGCAAAAGCCTTTACCATTACATTATATTGAATATTCTCTTCTGTGAGTACAAGTTTATTATTAATCCGAAAGAAGGGAAGTATGCCAAACTCTACTGTATTATTTCGGATGAGAACTTTCAATGCACTTACGACTTCTTTTCTATAATACTCATCCGAGTCACCCGGATGCATATGAATAATAGCATTCTTGATATTTTCAATAGATTGTTGTCCGGTAATATCGGTAAGCGTAAGTACCGAAAAACCCGAAAAAAAGAACTCGGAAAGAGGAAGAAAATTCTTCAATTTCTGCTTA belongs to Xanthocytophaga agilis and includes:
- a CDS encoding GAF domain-containing protein, with translation MIELTSDNFTDLEKADTVLSFRCFIEYLRKKVEAEKEIRNIFLIHALAKLEANPLLAEPVSLSDIPKIQEELELIVTLLLPVLSEENEQHLALATPLRPQIFFGTDTFYSLVRSSFTGKPRNEVIETITTKETEKIRMKMVYSLILEKIYGIPSLFKAEIVFGVPDEETSLISYFRINIDTRFLEVKSKSPVSQQDIMALLNETDGKDFDKQKLKNFLPLSEFFFSGFSVLTLTDITGQQSIENIKNAIIHMHPGDSDEYYRKEVVSALKVLIRNNTVEFGILPFFRINNKLVLTEENIQYNVMVKAFARKGEIEILPGMLEEYVKKPKIVFYSRMMEENPDNVYMKHLLENNIESYALLPVYNGQDMVGILELYSKQKDSITISALARLDAAMPVLAQFLQHTIDGFNRKIEEIIKNRFTSLQSAVEWRFKEEAWRYFMYSQEHNLKEYTDKIIFKEVYPLYGGIDIRNSTIERNEAMVADLIVQCQLVIEILKEIKKQVSIPIVDSLTFKCSTWIQAIETKTVREDNIRISEFLEEEIVPFLTYFRENNPTLRSVIDSYWKATDEETGIAYKNRRMLETSMQTINAAISQQLDQFQTELQGAYPCYFEKFRTDGIEYDIYIGQAITPDKPFNTLYLKNIRLGQLNAMVSIARMTHRLLPQLEKPLRTTQLIFIRSAAIDISFRNDERKFDVEGAYNIRYQIIKKRIDKVHIKNTSERLTQPDTIALVYLTKKEETEYLEYITYLQNLGLLENKVEFLELEELQGVSGLKALRVTVVLEEASINMIGQVISSETYPIG
- a CDS encoding RDD family protein — encoded protein: MQTQEIIVEYPSLLRRIQSSVIDILVVMLFMVICTQIADSFENFPVWLRVVFMFAIVLYEPVCITYFNTLGQYLLGIRVRDNDYPSERIPLFKSIIRFALKTFLGWFAFISVYNNKRRRALHDMAAGSIVVSRKSTQ
- a CDS encoding GlxA family transcriptional regulator translates to MKHISILVPQGAILGSLEGSRQLLTQVNTFMKARGAKPLFHVQLVGLSKETPLSGGLFTANADMTFSDVKKTDLIIIPALDGDIQEALEKNKDFIPWIKEQYTQGAEVASLCLGAFLLASTGLLKGRKCATHWLAANQFRQLFPDVELVTEKIITDEYGIYSSGGAFSYMNLILHLIEKYAGKEIAILSAKVFAIEIERENQLSFTIFQGQKEHADEPIRKAQEFIEQNYQEKITIEQLTSTFALGRRNFERRFKKATSNTVVEYIQRVKIEAVKKDLETSRKSVNELMFDVGYSDMKAFRTVFKKITGLSPVEYRNKYNKEAVTL
- a CDS encoding DUF2493 domain-containing protein, with the translated sequence MRITITGSRNWTDEQLLIQTLERYTITELIHGGAIGADLMAANWARGRSIKVTERKPDYDTHKATATHVRNTEMVQMADGVIAFWDGESKGTASTIEKAQKAGKLLQVVMPDGPSEAQLNLWE
- a CDS encoding HEAT repeat domain-containing protein, whose translation is MATTWDEPWQDKIIREADSFVLAKVLSFDEEKGVKIKILKNLAGKELPVETKITGFYLLHLCSRSGNEGPEFYFKGVDSCYFFLKKNEKGNLGIATPTSGYAVLKDGNVYATYRHSYHQALVLSDTYEQTMTAIFNNYHGLTYDKNFIKSYVEKYLSLKPAGFSKDEIPTFCAQHVALESIYHLQLTEYYNLILPFLYHAENMHNQISAARALTWYYSKEAQEALLKMIEDKNTSIFVQVMCIWALEDSKPVAQKEKLTKIAKDASTEENGFGGNIMDPRVCTSFPTVKGALNAMIQKL